Proteins from a genomic interval of Niabella soli DSM 19437:
- the rpsM gene encoding 30S ribosomal protein S13, giving the protein MARIAGVDLPKNKRGEIGLTYIYGIGPSTAKYILDKNSIDRNKKVTEWNDADLNAIRSTITEELKVEGQLRSEVQMNIKRLLDIACYRGLRHRKGLPVRGQRTKTNSRTRKGKRKTVAGKKKAAKK; this is encoded by the coding sequence ATGGCACGTATTGCCGGAGTAGACTTACCAAAAAACAAAAGAGGCGAAATCGGCCTTACCTATATCTATGGTATCGGCCCTTCTACCGCAAAATATATTCTGGATAAGAATAGTATCGACCGTAACAAAAAAGTAACGGAGTGGAATGATGCTGATCTGAATGCGATCCGTTCTACGATCACTGAAGAGTTGAAGGTAGAAGGTCAATTGAGAAGCGAGGTTCAGATGAACATCAAACGCCTGCTGGATATCGCTTGTTACCGTGGGCTGCGCCACAGAAAAGGATTGCCGGTTCGTGGTCAGCGTACAAAAACCAACAGCCGTACACGTAAGGGTAAACGTAAGACCGTTGCGGGT
- the ykgO gene encoding type B 50S ribosomal protein L36: protein MRVRASIKKRSADCKIVRRKGKLYIINKKNPRFKQRQG, encoded by the coding sequence ATGAGAGTAAGAGCGTCCATAAAAAAGCGTAGCGCCGACTGCAAAATTGTACGTCGCAAAGGGAAGCTTTATATTATTAACAAAAAGAATCCCCGCTTTAAGCAAAGACAAGGGTAA
- the infA gene encoding translation initiation factor IF-1, producing MSKQPLIKQDGVIVEALSNAMFRVKLENGHEVLATISGKMRMHYIRILPGDKVGLEMSPYDLTRGRINFRYRN from the coding sequence ATGTCAAAACAACCATTAATAAAACAAGACGGAGTGATCGTGGAAGCCTTGTCCAACGCGATGTTCAGGGTGAAGTTAGAGAACGGGCATGAGGTTTTGGCAACAATTTCCGGAAAAATGCGTATGCACTATATCCGCATTCTTCCGGGGGATAAAGTGGGATTGGAAATGTCGCCTTATGATCTAACAAGGGGGCGGATCAATTTCCGGTACCGGAATTAA
- a CDS encoding outer membrane beta-barrel protein, whose product MKKIVLSLFSLAVIAGANAQSGTVLVGGNVDFNSRSFKDSAGNKDNMNYFQISPTVGYQFNDNWTVGVVGSVSTTKNASVFGSDDLIGISGIQYDNNVKTTAWGVGPFVRYTAPLSDIFAVYGQLQGQYMSSKVKVNGQNANSQEKNGFNVGFYPAVFINVKNGFGLNFNVGGIEYASMKYKQSQDKVNNFNVTFGRSVGIGLSKNF is encoded by the coding sequence ATGAAAAAAATCGTATTAAGCCTTTTTTCTCTTGCTGTTATAGCAGGCGCAAACGCGCAAAGCGGAACTGTATTAGTTGGTGGTAATGTTGATTTTAACTCCCGCTCTTTTAAGGACAGCGCCGGCAACAAAGACAACATGAATTATTTTCAAATCTCCCCAACTGTTGGTTACCAGTTTAATGACAACTGGACTGTTGGTGTTGTTGGATCTGTTAGCACCACTAAAAACGCCAGTGTTTTTGGAAGCGATGACCTAATAGGTATCAGCGGTATCCAGTATGATAATAACGTAAAGACCACTGCATGGGGCGTTGGTCCATTTGTACGTTATACGGCTCCATTAAGCGACATTTTCGCCGTTTATGGTCAATTGCAAGGTCAATACATGTCCTCCAAGGTAAAAGTTAATGGCCAGAATGCTAATTCTCAAGAAAAGAATGGTTTTAATGTAGGCTTCTACCCCGCCGTATTCATTAATGTGAAAAACGGATTTGGCTTGAACTTCAATGTTGGCGGTATTGAGTATGCATCCATGAAATACAAACAAAGCCAGGATAAAGTAAACAACTTTAATGTGACTTTTGGCCGTTCTGTAGGAATTGGTCTATCCAAGAACTTCTAA
- a CDS encoding metallophosphoesterase family protein, which yields MTRIGLLSDTHGFLDEAVFTYFKDCDAIWHAGDFGNKELAEQLGAFKPLRGVYGNIDGQELRSLFPETLVFRCEGVKVLMKHIGGYPPNYNKDTRPLLRTEQPQLFISGHSHILKIMYDDRRQCLHMNPGAAGKQGWHKVRTLIRFSIDGTAIKDCEVIELKGK from the coding sequence GTGACGCGGATCGGCCTTTTATCAGACACCCATGGCTTTTTAGACGAAGCCGTATTTACTTATTTTAAAGATTGTGATGCCATCTGGCATGCCGGTGATTTTGGCAATAAGGAATTGGCCGAACAGCTCGGGGCATTTAAACCCCTGCGCGGTGTATATGGCAATATTGATGGACAGGAGCTCCGCAGCCTGTTTCCGGAAACGCTTGTTTTTAGATGCGAGGGCGTAAAAGTATTGATGAAACATATTGGTGGTTATCCGCCTAATTATAATAAAGATACCAGGCCCCTGCTCCGGACGGAACAACCGCAACTTTTTATCAGCGGTCATTCCCATATTTTAAAAATCATGTATGACGACCGCCGGCAGTGCCTCCATATGAACCCCGGCGCGGCGGGCAAGCAGGGCTGGCATAAAGTAAGGACGCTGATCCGTTTTTCCATTGACGGAACAGCTATTAAAGATTGTGAAGTGATTGAACTAAAAGGAAAATAA
- a CDS encoding SusD/RagB family nutrient-binding outer membrane lipoprotein codes for MNKLFRTCCVMALPVLVLLSSCSKFDEINANPDATEKVSASLLATNIILQNLKFQGRDAKAYLSDNGLSKYIAYGNETILGTQYNAIGSSDFSPMILVTNAASMVDYATGTSMENSYKGLAAFSRAFMFYRLTMQVGDIPYSQTGQGATGNIRASYDTQEDVLKGILDELKSADQYFAQGTKFDGDPTPYSGDPNKWRRAVNAFALKVLLSLSTKADAASLNVKGRFADIVNGGILLQNNTGFLGLNYSSVNVHPLSGTNDLFTSRTIISSLVTDALKSLNDRRLYYFADPSKAQLSSGVPENDPAAYVGANVGDDYNLITTNLIANKYALINSRYLKEVAGDPRMMVTYAEQQLVLAEARVLGWITTGTARDYYESGVKDALASFLPVKTGYVHGMPITQTYIDGYFTGEAAFKTTAADQLKQIGQQRYLLNFMQDPVTAFFEYRRNKYPVFPVNPATSLNENDKNAIPVRWLYPASENNYNRDNLIAALTRQYGGVDDINKLMWLLK; via the coding sequence ATGAATAAATTATTTAGAACCTGCTGTGTGATGGCGCTGCCCGTTCTGGTGCTCCTGAGCTCCTGCAGTAAGTTTGACGAGATTAATGCCAACCCCGACGCTACAGAAAAAGTAAGCGCCTCTTTGCTCGCCACCAATATCATTTTGCAAAACCTGAAGTTCCAGGGCCGCGATGCCAAAGCCTATTTGTCGGACAATGGGTTGTCAAAATATATTGCTTATGGTAATGAAACCATTTTGGGTACCCAGTATAATGCCATCGGATCATCCGATTTTTCACCGATGATCCTGGTTACTAACGCAGCAAGTATGGTGGACTACGCCACGGGAACAAGCATGGAAAATTCGTATAAAGGACTGGCGGCTTTTTCGAGAGCATTTATGTTTTACCGGCTTACCATGCAGGTAGGCGATATTCCTTATAGTCAAACAGGGCAAGGGGCAACAGGCAATATCCGGGCCAGCTATGATACGCAGGAAGATGTGCTTAAAGGAATTTTGGATGAGCTGAAAAGTGCGGATCAGTATTTTGCCCAGGGAACTAAGTTTGATGGAGACCCTACGCCTTATAGCGGAGATCCGAATAAATGGCGGAGAGCTGTAAATGCCTTCGCTTTAAAAGTGTTACTGTCATTGAGTACAAAAGCAGATGCAGCCTCATTGAATGTGAAGGGCCGTTTTGCTGACATTGTGAACGGCGGTATACTACTGCAGAATAATACCGGGTTTTTAGGACTCAACTATTCCTCCGTAAATGTGCATCCTTTGTCGGGCACTAATGATCTGTTTACCAGTCGTACCATTATAAGTTCATTGGTGACCGACGCATTAAAAAGTCTTAACGACAGAAGACTTTATTATTTTGCCGATCCTTCAAAGGCACAGTTGTCCTCCGGTGTTCCTGAAAATGATCCCGCTGCCTATGTGGGAGCAAATGTGGGCGACGATTACAACCTGATCACGACCAATTTAATTGCCAATAAATATGCGTTGATCAATTCCCGCTATTTAAAAGAAGTTGCCGGTGATCCGCGCATGATGGTCACCTATGCAGAGCAGCAATTGGTATTGGCGGAAGCGCGGGTACTTGGCTGGATCACTACTGGAACTGCCAGGGATTACTATGAATCCGGTGTAAAAGATGCACTCGCTTCTTTTTTGCCCGTTAAAACCGGCTATGTACATGGAATGCCTATTACCCAAACATATATCGATGGCTATTTTACGGGAGAGGCGGCATTTAAGACAACGGCCGCAGACCAGTTAAAACAGATAGGGCAGCAGCGCTATTTGCTTAATTTTATGCAGGACCCCGTTACCGCATTCTTCGAGTATCGCAGGAATAAGTACCCTGTATTCCCTGTTAATCCGGCTACTTCATTAAATGAAAATGATAAAAATGCGATCCCTGTCCGCTGGTTATATCCTGCGTCAGAAAATAATTACAACAGGGATAATCTCATTGCTGCATTGACCCGCCAGTATGGTGGTGTTGACGATATAAATAAATTGATGTGGTTGCTGAAATAG